The following are from one region of the Noviherbaspirillum sedimenti genome:
- a CDS encoding DUF2164 domain-containing protein, with protein sequence MAIKLKKEAEEQLTGSLRRYWKQEEGEELGELRAQMFLKFILEEIGPSVYNQAIVDAQAYMQEKVTEMEISCYAEEFSFWGKRSTSSRK encoded by the coding sequence ATGGCAATCAAACTTAAAAAAGAGGCCGAGGAACAGTTGACCGGTTCGCTTCGCCGTTACTGGAAACAGGAAGAAGGCGAAGAATTGGGCGAACTTCGTGCTCAGATGTTCTTGAAGTTCATTTTGGAAGAGATTGGCCCGAGCGTTTATAACCAGGCGATTGTTGACGCGCAGGCATACATGCAGGAAAAGGTGACTGAGATGGAGATTTCCTGCTATGCGGAGGAATTTTCGTTCTGGGGAAAGCGTAGCACGAGTTCGCGCAAGTAA
- a CDS encoding YbdD/YjiX family protein, translated as MLDNLSEAGRYLGQAMRLMVGVPEYSTYVTHMETTHPDQPVMSYEEFFRERQDARYGSGNGKVGGCC; from the coding sequence ATGCTGGATAACTTATCTGAAGCAGGACGCTATCTCGGGCAGGCGATGCGGCTCATGGTCGGCGTGCCTGAATACAGCACCTATGTCACCCACATGGAAACGACGCACCCTGATCAACCCGTCATGAGTTATGAAGAGTTTTTCAGGGAGCGTCAGGACGCGCGTTACGGCAGCGGCAACGGGAAAGTTGGTGGCTGTTGTTGA
- a CDS encoding carbon starvation CstA family protein, producing the protein MRHFKQHIAWIALAIVGAFSFGTIALQRGEAISAVWIVIAAVCTYLIAYRYYSLFIAKHAMGLDSKRMTPAYRFNDGLDYVPTNKYVLFGHHFAAIAGAGPLVGPVLAAQMGYLPGMLWLLVGVVFAGAVQDAMVLFISMRRNGRSLGDLIKSELGPVAGVITLIGAFLIMVIILAVLALIVVKALAESPWGTFTVMATIPIALLMGVYMRYIRVGRIGEISVIGFVLLMLSIVFGQYVQEHPTFGPMFTFTGTQLTWLLIGYGFVASVLPIWLLLAPRDYLSTFLKIGTIVGLAIGILVVMPELKMPSTTRFIDGTGPVWSGDLFPFLFITIACGAVSGFHALISSGTTPKLLENETHVRLIGYGAMLMESFVAIMALVAAACIEPGVYFAMNSPPAIIGSTVEGAAKVISEWGFQLTPEMLTQTAKDVGEHTILSRAGGAPTLAVGMAQILSGVVGGKAMMAFWYHFAILFEALFILTAVDAGTRAGRFMLQDLLGTIVPSMRKTESVVASFVATAICVAGWGYFLYQGVVDPLGGINTLWPLFGISNQMLAGIALILATAVLFKMKRDRYAWITIVPAIWLLICTLTAGWQKVFSTNPKVGFLAHADRYQTSLEQGKLLAPAKSFDQMRQIIFNDYVDASLAFLFMFVVVSVLFFGIRTILSARRKDRPSVDEAPAESFPPGTLPQA; encoded by the coding sequence ATGCGCCATTTCAAACAGCATATCGCCTGGATTGCACTTGCCATAGTGGGTGCTTTTTCGTTCGGCACGATTGCTCTGCAGCGCGGTGAAGCGATCAGTGCAGTCTGGATCGTGATCGCTGCAGTCTGCACCTATCTGATTGCTTATCGTTATTACAGTCTCTTCATTGCAAAACATGCAATGGGGCTCGATTCCAAACGCATGACGCCGGCATACCGATTCAATGACGGACTGGATTATGTGCCGACCAATAAATATGTTTTATTCGGTCATCATTTCGCGGCCATTGCCGGTGCCGGCCCGCTGGTCGGACCGGTGCTGGCCGCGCAAATGGGCTATCTTCCCGGCATGCTGTGGCTTCTGGTGGGCGTTGTCTTTGCCGGCGCAGTGCAAGACGCGATGGTGCTGTTCATTTCGATGCGCCGCAATGGCCGCTCGCTCGGTGACCTGATCAAATCCGAGCTGGGCCCGGTGGCCGGCGTCATCACACTGATTGGCGCCTTTCTGATCATGGTCATCATCTTGGCGGTGCTGGCCCTGATCGTGGTGAAAGCGCTGGCGGAATCCCCCTGGGGCACCTTTACCGTGATGGCGACCATACCGATTGCGTTGCTGATGGGCGTGTATATGCGCTACATCAGGGTCGGGCGCATCGGCGAAATCTCCGTGATCGGATTCGTGCTGTTGATGCTGTCGATCGTATTCGGCCAGTATGTGCAGGAGCATCCCACTTTTGGGCCGATGTTCACCTTCACCGGCACGCAACTGACATGGCTGCTGATCGGCTATGGCTTCGTTGCCTCGGTGCTGCCGATCTGGCTGCTGCTGGCACCGCGCGACTATCTGTCCACCTTTTTGAAAATCGGTACCATCGTCGGGCTGGCAATTGGCATTCTGGTGGTGATGCCAGAGCTCAAGATGCCTTCTACCACGCGTTTCATCGATGGCACGGGGCCGGTATGGTCCGGCGATCTGTTCCCATTCCTGTTCATCACGATTGCCTGCGGCGCGGTCTCGGGTTTCCATGCGTTGATTTCATCCGGCACCACCCCCAAGCTGCTTGAGAACGAGACGCATGTCCGGCTCATCGGCTATGGCGCAATGCTGATGGAATCGTTTGTCGCGATCATGGCACTGGTGGCGGCGGCCTGTATAGAACCGGGCGTGTATTTCGCGATGAACAGTCCGCCTGCAATCATCGGCAGCACCGTCGAGGGCGCGGCCAAGGTCATCTCGGAATGGGGCTTTCAGCTGACGCCGGAGATGCTGACCCAGACGGCCAAGGATGTCGGCGAACACACGATTCTTTCGCGTGCCGGGGGGGCGCCCACACTCGCGGTCGGCATGGCGCAAATCCTCTCGGGCGTCGTCGGCGGAAAAGCAATGATGGCCTTCTGGTATCACTTCGCCATCCTCTTCGAAGCCCTGTTTATCCTGACGGCGGTCGATGCGGGCACACGCGCCGGTCGTTTCATGCTGCAGGATTTGCTTGGCACGATCGTACCGTCAATGAGAAAAACAGAGTCGGTGGTGGCGAGTTTTGTGGCGACCGCCATCTGCGTCGCGGGATGGGGTTATTTCCTGTACCAGGGGGTGGTGGATCCGCTGGGCGGCATCAATACCTTGTGGCCCTTGTTCGGCATTTCCAACCAGATGCTCGCAGGCATCGCACTCATCCTCGCGACCGCTGTCCTGTTCAAGATGAAGCGCGACCGCTATGCATGGATCACCATCGTACCGGCGATCTGGCTGCTGATATGCACGCTCACCGCAGGCTGGCAAAAAGTATTCTCTACCAATCCGAAGGTCGGCTTCCTGGCGCATGCCGACCGGTATCAGACCTCCCTTGAGCAAGGAAAGCTGCTGGCGCCGGCGAAGTCGTTCGATCAGATGCGGCAAATCATATTCAATGATTACGTCGATGCATCGCTGGCATTTTTATTCATGTTCGTCGTCGTGAGCGTCCTGTTTTTCGGCATTCGCACGATATTGTCCGCCAGACGAAAAGATCGACCGAGCGTGGATGAGGCACCCGCCGAGTCCTTCCCGCCGGGCACGCTTCCTCAGGCTTGA
- a CDS encoding universal stress protein, which yields MFKTILVPTDGSPRSEKAVNAAVRFAKEINGKIIGVSIAEPHPSPLLSDSEFFGTTHSVDKNPHDLALEHVQKVADAAAAEGVPCETVFVHSHNPHEEILKTAGKYNCDLIFMAPYGKKGWTGLFLDSETQQVLLHATIPVLVFH from the coding sequence ATGTTCAAGACGATTCTGGTGCCGACGGATGGATCCCCCCGCTCGGAAAAAGCGGTCAACGCAGCGGTGAGATTCGCAAAGGAAATCAACGGAAAAATTATCGGAGTATCGATTGCCGAACCCCATCCATCCCCATTACTTTCCGATAGCGAGTTTTTTGGGACGACTCACAGCGTGGATAAAAATCCGCACGATCTGGCATTGGAACATGTTCAAAAGGTCGCCGATGCCGCCGCCGCTGAAGGCGTGCCCTGTGAAACCGTTTTCGTGCACTCCCACAACCCTCACGAAGAAATTCTGAAGACCGCAGGGAAATACAATTGCGATCTTATCTTCATGGCGCCATACGGAAAAAAAGGCTGGACCGGCTTGTTTCTGGATAGCGAAACGCAGCAAGTGCTACTGCACGCGACGATTCCGGTATTGGTATTCCACTGA
- a CDS encoding diguanylate cyclase domain-containing protein — protein MKSWHRPLTLRLRLILIIFLAAIPAVGLLIYSSINEYENRWQHASDNLLSLSELAATSQSKILHGIHNLLIAISKIPVVYKFESSACDAYLASLLPGYVQYQFESFSVYNSAGIRECGALPFASGRISIQDRPYFQTALAERRFVVSGFLISKLTGSSTIAFVLPIIRDEQVTGIVTSTATLETLTSMASEIKLPVGADFSIIDQQGIVLVRQPYNPDILGKPISRDIIAKSLNGAIPRLIESTGDDGVERLYSIAPVLYEGHPIFHVIIGLDKDRLISEAKKSLVFNLTAVLSIIGLVFLGTWLLSKKLVITPASQLIRAAQQVGGGNLKTRTNIDYGTGEIGQLARQFDEMTTALEQREQEFEAAYQRAEYLALHDELTRLPNRRALGKKLSGYLDEAKNTGTQVAVLFFDLDRFRVINDSLGHFFGDQLLIAAAERLVKCLRQNDVVARFGGDEYVAVLPGLKTSTEASRLAKVAVTCLSEPYVIQTERINTSASVGISIYPTDSTDSATLIKYAEVAMRRVKESHSKYQFFSKEMNTEAVQRLALENELRRALEQGELALFYQPQVRLKDNRVSGAEALIRWHHPTKGIIGPAAFIQLSTLSKVF, from the coding sequence ATGAAATCTTGGCATCGGCCTTTAACCTTAAGGCTGCGTTTGATACTCATTATATTTTTAGCGGCAATACCTGCTGTCGGCTTGCTTATTTATTCAAGCATCAATGAGTATGAGAATCGCTGGCAACACGCGAGCGATAATTTGCTCAGTCTTTCTGAACTTGCAGCTACCAGTCAAAGCAAGATTCTTCATGGTATCCACAACTTGTTAATTGCGATCAGTAAAATTCCTGTTGTATATAAATTTGAATCGTCGGCATGCGACGCTTACCTCGCAAGCCTTCTTCCTGGTTATGTGCAATACCAATTTGAATCTTTCTCTGTTTACAATTCTGCCGGGATTCGCGAATGTGGGGCATTACCCTTTGCTTCCGGGCGCATTTCCATTCAAGACCGCCCTTATTTCCAAACAGCGCTTGCTGAAAGGCGCTTTGTAGTCTCAGGTTTCTTGATCAGCAAACTAACAGGATCGTCGACGATCGCTTTTGTCCTTCCGATCATCCGTGACGAACAGGTCACTGGCATAGTGACGTCCACCGCAACACTGGAGACGCTTACTTCAATGGCAAGTGAAATCAAGCTTCCCGTTGGAGCGGACTTTAGCATTATTGATCAACAGGGAATCGTGCTAGTGCGACAGCCCTATAACCCTGACATCCTTGGTAAGCCGATATCGCGGGACATAATTGCCAAAAGCTTGAATGGCGCCATACCAAGGTTGATTGAAAGCACAGGAGATGACGGCGTAGAGCGCTTGTACTCAATAGCGCCTGTTCTCTATGAAGGACATCCGATATTTCATGTGATCATTGGACTAGACAAGGACAGACTTATTTCAGAAGCAAAGAAGTCTCTCGTTTTCAATCTCACTGCCGTCCTTTCCATTATCGGCCTGGTATTTTTAGGAACCTGGCTGCTCAGTAAAAAGCTCGTGATTACGCCAGCCTCCCAACTTATCCGTGCGGCGCAACAAGTCGGCGGAGGAAATCTGAAGACACGGACAAACATAGACTATGGCACCGGCGAGATAGGGCAACTTGCCCGTCAATTCGATGAAATGACGACTGCTTTGGAACAACGAGAGCAAGAATTCGAGGCGGCCTATCAACGTGCAGAGTATTTGGCCCTTCATGACGAGTTGACGCGCTTACCGAACAGACGAGCTCTTGGGAAAAAGTTAAGTGGATATCTTGATGAAGCCAAGAATACTGGCACTCAAGTTGCGGTTCTATTTTTCGACCTTGACCGCTTTAGGGTAATTAACGACTCGTTAGGCCACTTCTTTGGCGATCAGTTATTGATTGCGGCGGCCGAGAGGCTGGTCAAGTGTTTAAGGCAGAATGACGTGGTCGCGCGGTTTGGAGGAGACGAGTATGTGGCTGTTCTCCCCGGACTTAAAACAAGCACCGAAGCATCGAGATTGGCGAAGGTCGCAGTCACATGCCTTTCCGAACCCTATGTTATTCAAACCGAACGGATCAATACCAGTGCAAGTGTCGGCATAAGCATTTACCCGACTGATAGCACTGACTCCGCCACGCTGATTAAATATGCCGAAGTTGCGATGCGGCGTGTAAAGGAATCGCATTCCAAGTATCAATTCTTCTCTAAAGAGATGAATACCGAAGCAGTACAAAGGCTTGCATTGGAAAATGAGCTGCGGCGCGCCCTGGAGCAAGGAGAGCTGGCACTTTTTTATCAGCCGCAAGTTCGTTTAAAAGACAATCGCGTCAGTGGGGCAGAGGCGCTCATTCGCTGGCATCATCCGACCAAAGGAATAATTGGTCCCGCTGCGTTTATTCAGCTAAGCACGTTATCAAAAGTTTTTTGA
- a CDS encoding transposase — translation MPKRGVLLVEDETDLQLFPPLRAMWWQKGEPARVLLSGRNERRVVFGCMNPVSGHRLFLARTRQRAEDFQAFLREVHGHYRGRDVTMLVDGDTSHTAKSSQDLARRLGIRLLWLPKRSPELNPMESLWGQAKDAICVNWQYATMTEQVKAFVAQLSGLSNREALQTSGVLSENFWLKPVLSKNF, via the coding sequence ATGCCAAAGCGTGGCGTCTTGCTGGTTGAGGATGAGACGGATTTGCAGCTGTTTCCGCCGTTGCGGGCAATGTGGTGGCAAAAAGGCGAGCCGGCCAGAGTGCTGCTCTCCGGACGCAATGAGCGCCGCGTGGTATTTGGCTGCATGAATCCAGTGAGCGGCCATCGACTGTTTTTGGCGCGAACCCGCCAGCGAGCGGAAGACTTCCAGGCATTTTTGCGGGAAGTGCATGGGCATTATCGCGGCCGGGATGTGACAATGTTGGTGGATGGCGACACCAGTCATACCGCCAAAAGTTCGCAAGATTTGGCGCGCCGACTGGGCATTCGGTTGCTTTGGCTGCCCAAGCGGTCGCCGGAGCTCAACCCGATGGAGTCGCTGTGGGGGCAAGCCAAGGACGCCATTTGCGTCAACTGGCAATACGCCACGATGACTGAACAAGTCAAAGCATTTGTCGCGCAATTGAGTGGCCTGTCGAATCGGGAAGCATTGCAAACATCGGGCGTCTTGTCGGAGAATTTTTGGTTGAAACCAGTTTTGTCAAAAAACTTTTGA
- a CDS encoding helix-turn-helix domain-containing protein encodes MNEMKLAAGKRRRLRNQLRHTSDARQFRRLLAVLEYDRGEPVSSIAELLGVSRQSVYNWIERACRHGDPGDLLDAPRTGRPAKAGEAFDTVLRVLLILPPQRFGYHAHCWTVPLLRDQLKRNFGEEYSASTVRRGLQRLDYVWKRPRYVLVPDPEREKKTRNSARSEKNAKAWRLAG; translated from the coding sequence ATGAACGAGATGAAGCTGGCCGCTGGCAAGCGGCGGCGGTTGCGCAATCAACTCCGACACACAAGCGACGCACGCCAGTTTCGGCGACTGCTTGCGGTGCTGGAATATGATCGTGGCGAGCCGGTAAGCAGTATTGCAGAATTGCTTGGCGTAAGTCGGCAGAGTGTCTACAACTGGATTGAGCGAGCATGCCGGCATGGCGATCCTGGCGATTTGCTTGATGCGCCGCGCACCGGTCGACCGGCAAAGGCAGGAGAAGCGTTCGACACCGTCTTGCGCGTGTTGTTGATCTTGCCGCCTCAGCGGTTCGGCTACCATGCCCATTGCTGGACCGTTCCGTTATTGCGGGACCAGTTGAAGCGGAATTTTGGCGAGGAATATTCCGCCTCCACGGTGCGCCGCGGCCTGCAACGGTTGGATTACGTTTGGAAGAGACCACGCTACGTGTTGGTTCCGGATCCGGAGCGAGAGAAAAAAACGCGAAATTCTGCACGCTCTGAGAAGAATGCCAAAGCGTGGCGTCTTGCTGGTTGA
- a CDS encoding EAL domain-containing protein: MNSVYVKKLLARCLAEEAGLIVPIGEWVLRTACFQNQAWQEAGMRPLRVSVNVSATQLQQVDFLSVVRKALEDSRLLPEYLELELTEGMLLKDVDTLLRQLRELGVALSVDDFGTGYSSLSYLKRLPIEKLKIDQSFIQDSSTDSDSREIIKAIISLAKVLKLTVIAEGAETEDTFRFLKNVGCDSIQGYFYSKPVSAYDFVRYLEESGNFL; the protein is encoded by the coding sequence ATGAACTCAGTCTATGTCAAAAAACTTTTGGCAAGGTGCTTAGCAGAAGAAGCCGGACTTATTGTACCGATTGGGGAATGGGTCCTGAGGACCGCTTGTTTTCAAAATCAAGCATGGCAAGAAGCCGGCATGCGCCCCCTCCGTGTATCAGTTAATGTTTCGGCGACTCAGCTTCAACAAGTTGATTTCTTAAGTGTTGTAAGAAAGGCTTTAGAAGACAGTAGATTACTTCCAGAATATCTGGAGCTAGAGCTTACGGAAGGAATGCTCTTAAAAGATGTCGATACATTATTGAGGCAGTTGAGAGAACTCGGCGTCGCATTATCTGTTGACGATTTTGGAACAGGGTATTCCAGCTTAAGTTATCTCAAACGTTTGCCGATTGAGAAGCTGAAAATCGATCAGTCCTTTATACAGGATAGCAGTACTGATTCCGATAGCCGTGAGATCATAAAAGCAATTATCAGTTTGGCGAAAGTCTTGAAGCTGACAGTCATTGCGGAAGGTGCGGAAACTGAAGACACCTTCCGCTTTTTAAAAAATGTGGGCTGCGACAGTATTCAAGGCTACTTCTACAGCAAACCCGTTTCTGCCTACGATTTTGTTCGGTATCTTGAGGAAAGCGGAAATTTTCTCTAG
- a CDS encoding glutaredoxin domain-containing protein, whose amino-acid sequence MSRNILDEAHIHPAIRTTISNENADIIAEVKAAIASNPVVVVGMAQNPFPKKARTALSAAKLPYTYLEYGSYLSGWRRRAALKMWTGWSTFPMIFVKGVLIGGASDLQRLIASGELSSMLKAES is encoded by the coding sequence ATGAGCCGAAATATCCTCGATGAGGCCCATATCCATCCAGCCATTCGTACAACTATTTCCAATGAAAATGCGGATATTATTGCTGAGGTAAAAGCGGCAATTGCATCCAATCCGGTCGTCGTCGTGGGGATGGCTCAAAACCCCTTTCCCAAAAAGGCCCGGACTGCTCTTTCAGCTGCCAAGCTTCCCTACACCTATCTGGAGTATGGCAGCTATCTCAGTGGCTGGCGGCGTCGCGCTGCACTCAAGATGTGGACCGGATGGTCGACCTTCCCGATGATATTTGTTAAGGGAGTATTGATCGGCGGGGCAAGTGATTTGCAACGGCTTATTGCAAGTGGCGAGCTATCCAGTATGCTCAAAGCCGAGTCCTGA
- a CDS encoding GntR family transcriptional regulator: MEKSNIKSVVAESSKPNATELVRKNIENEIISGALLPGDSLNEAEIARRFNVSRTPAREALLQLAAQGMVAIIPRSGIYVARMSVRELLAMFEVLAELEGICAKLAARRMTEQERADLKQAHAAGAECLKNGDHNGYARLNADFHNVLYLGAHNPFLMDQILYIRRRTQAYRQNPFQAPWRVSKSVEEHRLILEAILQGDASAAYERAIEHISVGGKEFAEFVSAIPSNLLESHDKAYPNVMRSDD; this comes from the coding sequence ATGGAAAAATCAAACATCAAAAGCGTCGTCGCCGAATCGTCCAAGCCGAATGCCACTGAGCTGGTACGAAAAAACATCGAAAACGAAATTATCTCCGGTGCACTATTACCAGGAGATTCCTTGAACGAGGCGGAAATCGCGCGCCGTTTCAACGTGTCGCGCACACCGGCGCGCGAAGCTCTGCTGCAACTGGCCGCACAGGGCATGGTGGCAATCATTCCGCGATCGGGAATTTACGTGGCGCGCATGTCGGTGCGCGAGTTGCTAGCGATGTTTGAAGTGCTGGCCGAACTCGAAGGTATCTGCGCCAAGCTGGCGGCGCGCCGCATGACCGAACAGGAGCGTGCCGATCTCAAACAGGCTCATGCCGCCGGCGCCGAGTGTTTGAAAAATGGTGACCACAACGGCTATGCCCGCCTGAATGCGGACTTTCATAATGTTTTATATCTAGGCGCTCACAATCCATTTCTCATGGATCAGATTCTGTATATCAGGCGTCGCACCCAGGCATATCGGCAGAATCCATTTCAGGCGCCATGGCGCGTCTCTAAATCGGTGGAAGAGCATAGACTTATTCTCGAAGCCATACTGCAAGGCGATGCTTCGGCGGCGTATGAGCGTGCGATTGAACATATCTCTGTCGGCGGCAAGGAATTTGCGGAATTCGTCTCCGCCATCCCATCCAATCTGCTCGAAAGCCATGACAAGGCTTATCCGAATGTAATGAGGTCCGACGACTGA
- a CDS encoding NAD(P)-dependent oxidoreductase produces the protein MELGFVGLGAMGLPMVQRLLAAKHSVVVFDLNRDAVATAVAQGAIAAASPLEVASLVETVFVSLPTPAIVRNVVTATGGLIDGTRIRHYIDLSTTGGQTAKDMAERLAARGIASLDAPVSGGTEGAKNGTLAIMISGEEALFESLRPVFEVIGKNLFHVGRDIGQAQTMKLINNLLAATAVAASSEALVMGAKAGLSAETMLNVINVSSGRNMATEKYFPAAVLTRRFDFGFKTELMYKDVRLCVEEAEALGVPMWIAGTVKQVWGFATSQNAGKEDMTAIIKFTEGWAGVEVKS, from the coding sequence ATGGAGCTTGGATTCGTCGGTTTGGGAGCTATGGGGCTGCCAATGGTGCAGCGATTGCTGGCAGCAAAGCATTCCGTCGTAGTTTTCGACCTGAATCGCGACGCCGTCGCCACCGCCGTGGCGCAAGGCGCAATTGCAGCCGCATCGCCGCTGGAAGTCGCTTCATTGGTCGAGACGGTATTTGTCAGCCTACCAACTCCAGCAATAGTGCGGAATGTCGTTACCGCCACCGGTGGTCTGATCGACGGTACACGCATCCGGCACTACATCGACCTTTCCACCACCGGCGGTCAGACAGCGAAAGATATGGCAGAACGCCTCGCCGCGCGCGGTATCGCATCTCTCGATGCGCCCGTCAGCGGTGGTACCGAAGGTGCAAAAAACGGCACGCTGGCCATCATGATCTCCGGTGAGGAAGCGTTGTTTGAGTCGCTGCGACCTGTATTCGAAGTGATCGGAAAAAACCTGTTCCACGTTGGCAGAGACATCGGCCAGGCGCAAACCATGAAGCTGATCAACAACCTTTTGGCAGCCACCGCCGTCGCCGCATCCAGTGAAGCTTTGGTCATGGGCGCCAAGGCAGGACTGAGCGCCGAAACCATGCTGAACGTGATTAATGTCAGCAGCGGCCGCAACATGGCGACAGAAAAATATTTCCCTGCTGCGGTGCTGACGCGCCGTTTCGATTTCGGTTTCAAAACCGAGCTCATGTACAAGGACGTTCGTTTGTGCGTCGAAGAAGCCGAAGCGCTGGGCGTGCCAATGTGGATTGCCGGCACCGTCAAACAGGTATGGGGTTTTGCTACCAGTCAGAACGCCGGCAAGGAAGACATGACCGCCATCATCAAATTCACCGAAGGCTGGGCCGGCGTTGAAGTGAAAAGCTGA
- a CDS encoding aldehyde dehydrogenase family protein, with the protein MMELHPNLDPAKLALELSGKHLIDGVFCAAASGRNFDVVNPATGKKIGEAADGNVEDVDRAVKAAVTAQRAWGKVNARDRGKILSDAARKLSDHAEELALLVALESGKALRTESRPEGNATADVFNFFAGLASELKGETVPLKSTALTYTVREPVGVVAAIIPWNAPMLLMAFKIAPALVAGNAVVVKSAEETPLAVLRVIQILNAFLPPGLLSIVSGDGPGCGGPLVAHPAVRKVTFTGSVETGKIIYRAAAEKIINVTLELGGKSAMIVMADADLEQAVEGAVSGMRFTRQGQSCTAASRMLVHASLHDVFVEKLKARVNALKMGDPLDEKTDIGTVISRPQYAKILSYIASGKAEKGAVAHICAAMPTDSKLAEGLFIQPVIFTGVPTTSRLIREEIFGPVTCVIPFSDVEEAIRIANDSDFGLAATVWTKDLKIALNAANTLEAGLVQINQNQVAGPNISYGGVKLSGVGKELSLESMLEHFTHKKTVIVNLE; encoded by the coding sequence ATGATGGAACTCCACCCCAATCTCGATCCGGCCAAACTGGCCTTGGAATTGTCCGGTAAGCACCTAATCGACGGCGTATTCTGCGCCGCTGCGAGCGGTCGTAACTTCGATGTCGTCAATCCTGCTACCGGCAAGAAAATTGGCGAAGCCGCTGACGGTAACGTGGAAGACGTCGACCGCGCAGTCAAGGCCGCGGTAACTGCGCAACGCGCTTGGGGCAAGGTCAATGCCCGTGATCGAGGAAAAATCCTTAGCGATGCTGCGCGCAAACTGAGCGATCACGCCGAGGAACTGGCGCTGCTGGTCGCACTGGAATCAGGCAAGGCACTGCGCACAGAATCTCGTCCAGAAGGTAATGCCACTGCCGACGTTTTCAATTTTTTCGCAGGTTTGGCCTCCGAACTCAAAGGAGAGACCGTGCCGCTCAAGAGCACAGCCCTGACCTATACGGTGCGCGAGCCGGTCGGAGTCGTGGCGGCAATCATTCCGTGGAATGCACCGATGCTGCTGATGGCTTTCAAGATCGCCCCTGCGCTGGTGGCCGGCAATGCCGTGGTGGTCAAGTCGGCGGAGGAAACACCGCTGGCCGTACTGCGCGTGATTCAGATCCTCAATGCATTTCTGCCTCCCGGCCTGCTCAGCATTGTCTCCGGCGATGGCCCTGGATGCGGCGGTCCGCTGGTGGCGCATCCGGCAGTACGTAAAGTGACCTTCACGGGTTCAGTCGAAACCGGCAAGATCATCTATCGTGCCGCAGCTGAAAAAATCATCAACGTCACGCTCGAACTGGGCGGCAAGAGCGCCATGATTGTCATGGCCGACGCCGATCTCGAACAGGCTGTCGAAGGTGCCGTGTCCGGCATGCGCTTCACGCGTCAAGGTCAGAGTTGCACGGCGGCCAGCCGCATGTTGGTGCATGCCAGCCTGCACGACGTTTTCGTCGAAAAACTCAAGGCCAGGGTCAATGCGCTGAAGATGGGCGATCCGCTAGATGAAAAGACTGACATCGGAACCGTGATTTCGCGTCCACAATATGCAAAAATTCTGTCCTACATCGCTTCTGGCAAGGCTGAAAAAGGCGCGGTCGCGCACATCTGCGCGGCAATGCCAACTGATTCGAAACTGGCTGAAGGTCTGTTTATCCAGCCCGTCATCTTCACGGGCGTGCCGACGACCAGCCGTCTGATTCGCGAAGAAATTTTCGGACCGGTCACTTGCGTGATTCCATTTTCCGACGTCGAAGAAGCCATCCGTATTGCCAACGACAGCGATTTCGGACTGGCCGCAACGGTATGGACTAAGGATCTCAAGATTGCACTCAATGCGGCCAATACGCTGGAAGCAGGGCTGGTGCAAATCAATCAAAATCAGGTCGCAGGTCCGAATATTTCCTACGGCGGCGTCAAGCTATCGGGTGTCGGCAAAGAATTGTCGCTGGAGTCGATGCTGGAACACTTTACCCACAAGAAGACGGTCATCGTCAATCTGGAGTGA